The Agrococcus carbonis sequence CTTCTGCACGAGTCCTGCATCTTTGCGCTCGTTCATCACCGCTCCATCATGCAGCAGCCGACTGCGGGGCAGCCGACGCGGCGGCCGACGCGGCGCCCGTCGAGGGCGCGAGCGCCCGCGCGACGGCCTCGATCGTGCCGAGCTTGTTCGCCCCGAGCGGGTTGAGCACCGTCACCCGCACGCCCGCCGCGTGGTACTCCTCGAGCTTGGCCACGACATCCGCCGTCGAGCCCGCCGCGCACACCGCGTGCACGGCCTCGTCGGAGACGAACTGCATCGCCCGCTCGATGTCCTCGGGCGTCGCCGGCCAGCCCGCGACCTGCTGGATCTGCTCGACCACCTCGGGCGCGACGCCCGCGTGCTCGGCGATGTGGGGCTGCTGCATGAGGTACATCGTGAGGAAGTTCTTGCACGCGTCGATCGCGCGGCGCGGATCCTCGTCGTCGACCGCGCACGCGATGGCCTGCGTGATGTCGACGCCGGTGACGCCGTCGGTGCGCTTCGCGATGCCCTTGTCGAGCTGCCGCTTGGCGAAGTCGACGTACGAGACCGGCAGCAGGAAGTCGAGGTAGACGCCGTCCATGATCTCGCCCGAGAGCTCGAGCATGCGGGGGCCCACGGCGCCGGCGTAGATCGGGATGTCGACGGCGACGTTCTCGGCGTACATGCGGTCGAAGCGCACGCCGTCCATCTGCACGAACTCGCCGTCGACCGTCACCTCCTCGTTGCGGAAGAAGCGCTGCAGCACGTCGACGTACTCGCGCATCGCAGTGACGGGCTTCTTGAGCGGCGTGCCGACCTTCGAGGCGAGGGGCTCCCACCACGCGCCGATGCCGCAGATGATGCGGCCGGGCGCGATCTCGTCGAGCGTCTTGAAGCTCACCGCCATGAGCGCGGCGTTGCGCGACTTGTTGTTGACGACGCCCGAGCCGATGCGCACCGTCTCGGTGCGGTCGGCGAGCAGCGCCATGATCGAGATCGCGTCGCGCGTGAGCCGTCCCTCCGCGACCCACAGCGAGTCGAAGCCGTAGCGCTCGGCGAGGTCGGCCGCGGCCATGGTCTCGTCGAGGGTGAAGCGCTCACCCAGGTGGATGCCGAGCTGCAGGGTCATGGTGCCTCCGTCGGATGGATGGTGGATCGGGACTGGTAGGTGCCGGTGCCGGCGAGCGCGGCGACGTCGCCGACCGGTTCGCCGTGCTCGGCGACGAGGGTGCCGCGGCGCCACACCTGGCGCGGGGTGCCGTGCACCTCGAGGCCCTCGTAGACGCTGTAGTCGCTGCGGCTGTGCAGCTCGCTCGCGCGCAGCACGCGGGTCGCGGCCGGATCCCACACGACGATGTCGGCGTCCTTGCCGGGCGCGAGCGAGCCCTTGCGGTCGAGGCCGAAGCGGCGGGCCGGCTCGGTCGCGACGAGGTCGACGAAGCGCGTGAGCGGGAAGCGGCCGCCGCGCACGCCGAGCTCGTGCATGACCATGAGCCGCTCCTCGACGCCCGGCACGCCGTTCGGCACGCGCGTGAAGTCGTCGTGCACGACCTTCTGCGGCGGCAGGTCGTCGGTCTGCGTCAGCCGGAACGCCGCGTGGTCGGTGCCGATCGTCTGCAGCACGCCCTGCTCGATGCCGCGCCAGATCGCCTCCTGGTTCGCGGCCTCGCGGATGGGCGGCGAGCACACGTAGCCGGCCGCGAGCGCGCCGGTCACCTCCGGCGCGTCGGCCGCGGCGGCGACGTACTGCGGGCACGTCTCGGCGCCCACCCGCACGCCCTCGTCGCGCAGCCGCACGAGCGTCTCGACGGCCTCGGCGGCCGAGACGTGCACGACGAAGAGCTCGCTGCCGGCCTGCTGCGCGAGCGCGGCGGCGCGGCCGATCGCCTCCGCCTCGGCGGCGCCCGGGTGGCCGTGCACGTGGTGGGTGGGGTCGACGCGACCCTCGGCCACGAGGCGGGCGATCGCATCCGCCACCATGTGGCCGTTCTCGGCGTGCACCATCGGCAGCGCGCCCACCTCGGCGGCGGCTCGGAAGCCGGCGAGCAGCACGTCGTCGCCCACCATCGAGCCGGGGTAGGCCATGAAGAACTTCCAGCTCGTCGCGCCCTCCTCGGTCGCGAGCCGCTGCAGCTGCGCGATCGCGTCGGCGTCGCTCGCCGCGGCGGTCGCCATCGGGTGCAGCCCGAAGTCGGTCGCGATCGAGGCGGATGCGCGGTCGCGGCGCGCGAGGAAGGCGTCGCGGATGCCCGTGCCGGCCGGGGCGCGCACGAAGTCGACGACCGTCGTCGTGCCGCCGCACAGCGCCGCGATCGACCCGGAGGTGAAGTCGTCGGCCGTGCGGGTGGCGCCCGAGGCGACCATGTGCTCGAAGTGGGTGTGCGTGTCGATGCCGCCGGGCAGCAGCGCGCATCCGGTCACGTCGACCACGTACGCGTCGGTCGCGCCGAGCATCCGCTCGAGATCGAGGCCCACGGCGACGATGCGCTCGCCGTCGACGAGCACGTCGGCGCGGGTCTGCTCGGTCGACGTGACGACCGTGCCGCCGCGGAAGAGGGTGCGCGTCATGCGGGCACCGCGGCCCCGGTGCGCGCACCCGGCAGCGGCGCACGCTCGCCGATCCGCGCCGGCACGACCGGCGTGAAGATCGTCTTGTAGTGGAAGTAGCGCGTGAGCGCCTCGGCGCCGAGCTCGAACCCGACGCCCGAGGCCTTGCGGCCGTTCATCGGTGCGCCGAAGTCGAAGTTGGCGATGTTCCAGCCGACCGTGCCGGTCTGCAGTCGGCGGGCCACCTCGATGCCGACCTGCTCGTCGGCGGTGAAGACGCCGCCCGAGAGCCCGTACTCGGAGTCGTTGACGAGCCGGATGCCCTCCTCGACGTCGCCCGAGTAGCGCGTGACCGAGACCGCCGGCCCGAAGAGCTCCTCGCGGAAGACCGTCATCTCGGGCGTGACGTCGCCGTGCACGGTCGGCTGCACGAAGAAGCCGTCGCGCGAGTCGCTGCCGCCGCCGATGATCGTGCGGGCGCCCTCGCGGGCCGCGATGCCGTAGTAGCGCTCGATCGACGCCTTGTGGCCCGCGCTCGAGACGGGGCCGATCACGGTGGAGGCGTCGCGGCTGTCGCCGACGGTCCAGCCGCCCACCTCGGCGCGGATCGCCTCGAGCACGTCGTCGTAGAGCGCGTCGGGCACGATGATGCGCGAGTTGTTGGTGCAGGCCTGGCCGTTGTTCGAGAACGACAGGTCGTGCAGCTCGGCGATGAACGTCTCGATCGGGGCGTCCTCGAGCAGCAGCGCCGCCGACTTGCCGCCGAGCTCGAGCGAGACCTCCTTGAGCTGCTCGCCCGCGATGCGGCCGATGCGACGGCCGACCTCGGTCGAGCCGGTGAAGGCGACCTTGTCGATGCCCGGATGCGCGACCAGGTGATCGCCCGTCGCGCGGTCGCAGGGCACGAAGTTGAGCACGCCGGCGGGCACGCCCGCCTCGTCGGCGGCCTCGGCGATCAGGAACGAGTCGAGCGCGGTGACCGACGCGGGCTTGATGACCGCGGTGCAGCCCGCGGCGATCGCGGGGCCGATCTTGAAGAAGAGCGTCGAGAGCGGGAAGTTCCAGGGCGCGATCATCGCGACCACGCCGATCGGCTCGCGGCGCACGAGCGAGTGCCCGCGGCCGGCGGGGCGCAGATCCTCGATCTCTGTGCGCTCGAGCACATCGGCGTAGAAGCGCAGCAGCCCCGTGGCGGCGTCGGCGTTCGAGAACGTCGCGCGCTCGAGCGGGGTGCCGACCTCGGCGGCGATCAGCGCGCCGATCGCGTCGCGGCGGCGCTCGATCGCGTCGGCGAAGCGCCGCATGATCGCGATGCGCTCGGCCGGCGTCGAGCCGCCCCACCCCGCCTGGTCGTCGAGGGCGCGCCTGGCGGCGGTCACGGCCCGGTCGATGTCGGCCGGGCCGCCGACCGGGTAGCTGCCGATCGGCTGGCCGGTGTTCGCGTCGACGGTCGTGCCGCGCGCGTCGGTGCTCGGCTCGCGCCAGGCGCCGTCGATGTAGAGCTTCGTGGTCTCCATGGTCATGCCTCGCTTCCGTCGGCGCGCCCGTCGGCGGCACCCTCGTGCGCGACGACGCCGCGCAGGTTCTTGCCGGTGCGCAGATCCTCGAACCCGCGGTTGATGTCGGCGAGCGCGTACTGCTGCGAGACGAGCTCGTCGAGCTTCAGCAGCCCGCGCGCGTAGAGGTCGAGGATGAGCGGGATGTCGTGGCGCGGGTTCGACGAGCCGAAGATCGTGCCGCGGATGGTCTGGTCGTTGAAGATCAGCTGCGTGCCGGGCAGGTGGATGTTCTTCGCCATCACGTCCTGCGACATGCCCGCGAGCACGAGCGTGCCGCCCTTGCCGAGCGCCGAGTAGGCGGCGGTCACGACGCCCTCGGTCGTGTTGCCGGTCGCGACGATCACGACGTCGGCGCCCTTCGCGACGGGATGGACCTCCGCCAGGTGGGCCACCGCATCCGCCATCGACTCGAAGGTCGAGGTCGCGCCGAAGACGCGCGCGGCCTCGAGCTTCGCCGGGTTGCTGTCGACGACGACGACGTCGCGGGCGCCGGCGATGCGCGCGCCCTGCACGGCGTTGACGCCCACGCCGCCCGCGCCGAGCACGAGCACGACGTCGCCGACGCCGACCTTTCCGGCGTGCACGGCCGCGCCGAAGCCCGTGAGCACGCCGCAGCTCGCGACCGCGACCGCCGAGAGCGGCACGTCCTTGCTCACCTTGACGAGCGTGTGGGCGCGCACGACCGAGAACCTCGCGAACGTGCCGAGGCCGCAGTTGGCGGGCACGGCCTCGCCGTCGATCGAGAACCGGTGGTCGCTCTCGGCGACGTTGTCGGGGTTGTTGGCCGCCTGCTCGCACAGGTTCGAGCGGCCGGTGACGCACCAGTCGCACGCGCCGCAGGTCGAGACGAAGACCGCGGCGACGTGATCGCCGGGCTCGAGGCCCGTGACGCCCGCGCCGACCTCGCGCACGATGCCGGCGCCCTCGTGGCCGCCGACCACCGGGATGGCGCCCAGCCCGCCCTCGCGGGTGTGCTCGTCCGAGAAGCACAGGCCCGCGTGGGTGAACTCGACGAGCACCTCGCCGGCCTGCGGCGGCGCGAGCTCGATCTCGCGCACCGTCCAGTCCTGGCCGGCCTCGAGCACGACGGCTGCTTCGGTCTTCATGCGTTCGCCTCCTGCGGCGTCTCGGGGGCGGATGCGGCGGCCTGCGCGGCGTTGGCGCGGTCGGCGGCGTCGCGGCGGTGGGAGTCGGCGGGTGCGAAGCGCGCGAGCGCCCAGTGCACGAGCAGGCCGGTGCCGAACGCGACGAGCCAGTTGTAGTCGTAGAGCCCGCGCAGCGCCGGGATGAGGCCCTCCTCGGGGAACGGCACCCCGCCGGCGGAGTGGGCGCCGCCGATCGAGAGCACCAGCGCGACGCCCATCGCGGCGAGCGCGCGCCAGTTGAGGCCGTGGCGGTACCAATACCGCCCGGCGGGCGAGTAGAGCTCGGCGACCACGAGCGTGCGGCGGCGGATGAGCCAGTACTCGGCGACGAGGATGCCGGCGACCGAGCCGAGGAAGGTGCCGGTGATGCCGAGCCACACGAAGATGTAGAGGTCGGAGCTCGCGAGCAGGTTCCACGGCTGCATGAGGATGGCGATGACGCCGGTGATGAGGCCGCCGACCTTGAACGAGACGAGGCGCGGGAAGGCGTTCGAGAAGTCGTACGCAGGCCCGACGGTGTTGGCGGCGACGTTGACGGCGACGGTCGCGACGATGATGCAGAGCATCGCGAAGAGCACCGCGATCGTGTTGGGGATGAGGCCGACGAGCTCGACCGGGTCCCAGATCGCCTCGCCCCACACGGCGACGGTCGCCGAGGTCGTGAGCGCGCCCATCGTCGTGAAGAGCGCGACCGTCGGGGTGAGCGCGGAGGCCTGCCCGACCATCTGCGCCTTCTGCGACTTCGCGAAGCGCGTGAAGTCCGAGATGTTGACCGACATCGTCGCGTAGAAGGCGATCATGCCCATGAGCGCGCCGGGGAAGATGGCCCAGAACTCCGGCCCCCAGCCGAGCGACGACGGCTCGCTCGCGATCGGGCCGAGGCCGCCCGCGAGCCCCACGACCCACGCCATGAGGAAGCCGGCGACGACGAGGATGAGCGGCGCCGCCCAGTTCTCGAGTCGGCGGATCGACTCGATGCCGCGCAGCACGAGCGCCATCTGGATGAGCCAGAAGATGCCGAACGAGAGCCACAGCGTCCACGCGTGGCCGCCGACGGCGGGTGCGTCGCGCCAGCCCTCGCCGAGCATGACCGACATGAGCGTGTAGATCGCCTGGCCGCCGACCCAGGTCTGGATGCCGAACCAGCCGCAGGCCGAGATCGCGCGGATGAGCGCCGGCACGTTGGCGCCGCGGAGGCCGAAGGCGGCGCGGGCGAAGACCGGGAACGGGATGCCGTACTTCGTCCCCGCGTGGCTGTTGAGCAGCAGCGGGATCGTGACGATGAGGTTGCCGAGGGCGATCGTGCCGACCGCCTGCATCCAGTTCATCCCGAGGTCGATCAGCCCCGAGGCGAGGTAGTAGGTGGGGATGCCGTGGGCGATGCTCATCCAGAGCGCCGCGTAGTTGTAGGTGTGCCAGGTGCGCTTTGCCTTGGGCACGGGCTTCAGATCCTCGTTGCTGTACGCGCTCTGCTCGATCTCGAGCTCAGCGGCGAGCCCGGGATCGGCGGCGGCGTCGGTGCTGCGCTGCACGTCGACGGCGTTGCTCATGGTCGAGACCTTCCTCGGTCGGTTCCGGCGCCGGGCATGCGGCCGCAGCGCCATCGCTTTGGGGGAGGCTCCGAGCGGTGGCTCGCGCACCTCAGTTCATCTAGTGAACCATCGGTTCACTTAGGATGCAAGGTGACGGGCGGCGGGATCGCACCACCCGCTCCTCATCGTCGTGCATCCTCCATGCCGGTGGCGTACGCATCCGCCCGCCGGTCGCCGAGGGGCCGGTTGAAGGGGTCGGCGAGGCGCGACTCGCGCGTGCCGAGCGGGTCGATGTCGGCCCAGATGAGATCGACGCCGTCGGTGCCGGGGCGCGTCAGCGGCCAGCCGAACGGGTCGACGATGATGCTCGCGCCGATGAACGTGGTGCCGCGCTCGGTGCCGACGCGGCTCGCCGAGGCGACGTAGCACTGGTTGGCCTGCGCCCCCGCCATCGTGACGATGTGGGCCGAGGGCGGCAGGTGCTCGGGCTGGCGGGGGTTCGGCACCCAGTCGCTCGGCGCGAGCACGAGGTCGGCGCCCTGCAGGCCGAGCGAGCGGAAGCTCTCGGGGATCCAGGCGTCGTAGCAGATGAGCATGCCGACGCGGCCGAAGGGGGTCTCGACCACGGGGAAGCCGCGATCGCCCGGGGTGAAGGCGTCGTGCTCGGTGTTCCAGAGGTGCACCTTGCGGTAGACCGATTCGACGCCGTCGGGCGAGACGAGCGCGGAGGAGTTGTAGATGCGGCCGTCGTCGCCGAGCTCGGCGAAGCCGCCGCACACCCACAGGTCCCGCTCGCGCGCCTCGGCGTGCCAGGCGCGGATCGTCTCGCCGTCGAGGCCCTGCGCCGCGGGCCGGGCCTCCGCCTCGTCGGCGAAGGCCCAGCCGCTCGACGCGCATTCGGGCAGCACCACGACATCCGCCCCCGCGTCAGCGGCGGTTCGGATCGCGTCGACGGAGGCCGCGGTGCTCGCCGCGATGTCGCCGAGCACCGGATCGGTCTGCGCGCACGCGACGCGGATGGCGGATGTCGTGGTGCGCATGGCTAGCGGCCTCCCTCGACCAGCTCGACCTCGGCGCGCTGCCAGTCTGCGCCCATGATGTCGTAGCCGGCCTCCTCGACGATCGCGAGCGCCGCTTCGGTCAGGTCGGTACGGTAGCCGCCCTCGGGCTCGGCCTCGAGCATCTCGCCGTCGATCGCGAACTGCATCGACTGCTGCCAGCTTGCCTCGTCGAGGCGGCCGATGCCGTTCGTCGAGGGCCAGATGAGCGCGTTGATCTCGTTCATCATCCACTGCTGGTGGCTCGTGCCGAGGGCGCTGCCCTGCTGCAGCACCGTCTGCACGCACGCGTCTGCGTCGTCGCGGCAGTCGGCCCAGCCCATGTAGGTCGCGGCGAGGAAGCGGGTCGCGATGTCCTCGTTGCCCTCTTCCGCGAGCCACGAGTCGCGCGCGTAGAGGCTGTCCTCGAGCACCGAGTAGCCCTCGGCCTGGAGGTCGATGATCGAGAAGTCCTCGCGCTGGTAGAGCTCGCCCGTGTCGGGGTTGACGGTCTCGAGCAGCTGCGCGAGCTCGTTGTAGCCCTTGGCCTGCACCGAGTCGACCTCGCGGTTCAGCAGCATCGACATGTCGAACGGCTGCTGCAGGATCTCGATGTCGGTCGTCGGCTCGATGCCGCGGTCGCGGAGCGCGCCGTAGAGCACGAGCTCGTTGCCGCCGCCCCACGAGCCCATGCGCGTGCCCGCGAGATCCTCGAGCGACTCGATCCCCGAATCCGCCCACGCGACCTGGAGGTAGCCGCCGCGCTCGAAGACCTGGCCGATGTTGACGATGTCGGCGCCCTGCTCGCGCGTGAGCATGCTCTTGACCACGTGGCTGACGGCGAACTCGGCGTTGCCCGAGGCCACGACCTGCTGCGGCACGACGTTGGTGCCGCCCTCCTGGATCGTGACGTCGAGGCACTGGTCGGCGTAGTGGCCGTTCGCGTCGGCGGCGTAGTAGCCGGCGAACTGGGCCTGCGCGACCCACTGGAGCACGACGGTGACGCTGTCGACGCTCGCGCAGTCGCCGTTGGCGGTCGGCTCGGCCGCGGGCTGCGCCTCGGCGCCCATGCCCGAGCACGCGGTGAGCGCGAGGGCCGCTGCCGCGAGCAGCGAGAGGCTGCGGGCGGCGCGCTTGTGCTGGTTCTTCATCGGGGTGAACCTCCTCAGGTTCGATTCATGGCGTGATGCCAGGGCATGGCGACGCGCTCGAGCAGCAGCACGAACGCGTAGACGGCGAGGCCGAGCAGGCTCGCGGCGGCGACGGCCGCCCAGGTCTGCTCGAACCGCGAGAGGGCTGCGGTGTTGGCGATGAGCACGCCGAGCGCGTTGGCGGTACCGCCGAAGTACTCGGCGACGATGATGCCGATCACCGAGAGCGTCGCGCCGATCTTCAGCCCGTCGAAGAGCGACGGCAGGGCGCCGGGGATCCGCACGAAGAGCATCAGCTGCAGCGACGAGGCCGAGAGCGACTGCATGAGCTCGCGGTGCAGCGGGTCGACGCGCAGCAGGCCGCGCGTGGTGTTGACCATGACGGGGAAGAACACCATGATCGCCGCGACCGCGATCTTCGACATCAGGTTGGAAGCGCCGAACCACTGGTTGAAGATCGGCGCGAGCGCCACGACCGGCGCGCAGCTGAGGATGGCGACGAGCACGAGGATCGTGTTGGCCGCGCGCTCGAAGAGGCTCACGACGAAGGCGGCGACCACGCCGGTGACCGAGCCGAGCGCCATGCCGCCGAGCACGGCGGCGGTCGTCACCTGCGCCGCCGAGAGGATGGTCGCGAGGTTCGCCCCGATCGCCTCGCCGATCGCCGAGGGCGCCGGCAGCAGGTACGCCTGCACGTTCAGGGCCCGCACGAGCCCCTCCCACAGCACGAGCGCGAGCACGCCGACGACGATGGGCGGCAGCGCCTGCGACAGCAGCGCCTTCCCGCTCGGCCGGACGCCGGCGCGCTTGGGCAGCGCGATCGCGGTCGTGGCGGTCACGCGGCGCTCCGCGACTCGTCGAGCACGCTGTGCAGCGCCTCGCGCACCTTCGCCTCCTCGGCGAAGTACTGCTCGCTCACGCGCGTCTCGTCGTTGCGGTAGCGCGGCAGGTCGATGTGCAGGCGCTCGGCGATGCGGCCGGGCCGCGGCGACATCACGATCACGTCGGTCGAGAGGAACGCGGCCTCCGAGACCGAGTGCGTGACGAAGACGACGGTCGTGCCGGTCTCCTGGTAGATGCCGAGCAGGTGCCGCTGCATGTGCTCGCGCGTCATCTCGTCGAGGGCGCCGAGCGGCTCGTCCATCAGCAGCACGCGCGGCTGGAACGAGAGCGCGCGGGCGATCGCGACGCGCTGCTGCATGCCGCCGGAGAGCTGGCGCGGGCGGTGGTGCTCGAACTGCTCGAGCTTGACGAGCTGCAGCATCTCGCGGGCCTTCGCGCGGCGCTCCTCGCGGCCGACGTTCTGCACCTGCAGCGGCAGCTCGATGTTGCGCCGCACCGTGCGCCAGTCCATGAGGCCCGCCTGCTGGAAGACCATCCCGTAGTCGCGCGCCTTGCGGGCGGCCGAGGCGCTCTTGCCGTGCACCTCGACGACGCCCTCGCTCGGGTCGATGAGGTCGCCGATCACGCG is a genomic window containing:
- a CDS encoding LLM class flavin-dependent oxidoreductase, coding for MTLQLGIHLGERFTLDETMAAADLAERYGFDSLWVAEGRLTRDAISIMALLADRTETVRIGSGVVNNKSRNAALMAVSFKTLDEIAPGRIICGIGAWWEPLASKVGTPLKKPVTAMREYVDVLQRFFRNEEVTVDGEFVQMDGVRFDRMYAENVAVDIPIYAGAVGPRMLELSGEIMDGVYLDFLLPVSYVDFAKRQLDKGIAKRTDGVTGVDITQAIACAVDDEDPRRAIDACKNFLTMYLMQQPHIAEHAGVAPEVVEQIQQVAGWPATPEDIERAMQFVSDEAVHAVCAAGSTADVVAKLEEYHAAGVRVTVLNPLGANKLGTIEAVARALAPSTGAASAAASAAPQSAAA
- the hydA gene encoding dihydropyrimidinase codes for the protein MTRTLFRGGTVVTSTEQTRADVLVDGERIVAVGLDLERMLGATDAYVVDVTGCALLPGGIDTHTHFEHMVASGATRTADDFTSGSIAALCGGTTTVVDFVRAPAGTGIRDAFLARRDRASASIATDFGLHPMATAAASDADAIAQLQRLATEEGATSWKFFMAYPGSMVGDDVLLAGFRAAAEVGALPMVHAENGHMVADAIARLVAEGRVDPTHHVHGHPGAAEAEAIGRAAALAQQAGSELFVVHVSAAEAVETLVRLRDEGVRVGAETCPQYVAAAADAPEVTGALAAGYVCSPPIREAANQEAIWRGIEQGVLQTIGTDHAAFRLTQTDDLPPQKVVHDDFTRVPNGVPGVEERLMVMHELGVRGGRFPLTRFVDLVATEPARRFGLDRKGSLAPGKDADIVVWDPAATRVLRASELHSRSDYSVYEGLEVHGTPRQVWRRGTLVAEHGEPVGDVAALAGTGTYQSRSTIHPTEAP
- a CDS encoding aldehyde dehydrogenase family protein, translated to METTKLYIDGAWREPSTDARGTTVDANTGQPIGSYPVGGPADIDRAVTAARRALDDQAGWGGSTPAERIAIMRRFADAIERRRDAIGALIAAEVGTPLERATFSNADAATGLLRFYADVLERTEIEDLRPAGRGHSLVRREPIGVVAMIAPWNFPLSTLFFKIGPAIAAGCTAVIKPASVTALDSFLIAEAADEAGVPAGVLNFVPCDRATGDHLVAHPGIDKVAFTGSTEVGRRIGRIAGEQLKEVSLELGGKSAALLLEDAPIETFIAELHDLSFSNNGQACTNNSRIIVPDALYDDVLEAIRAEVGGWTVGDSRDASTVIGPVSSAGHKASIERYYGIAAREGARTIIGGGSDSRDGFFVQPTVHGDVTPEMTVFREELFGPAVSVTRYSGDVEEGIRLVNDSEYGLSGGVFTADEQVGIEVARRLQTGTVGWNIANFDFGAPMNGRKASGVGFELGAEALTRYFHYKTIFTPVVPARIGERAPLPGARTGAAVPA
- a CDS encoding zinc-binding dehydrogenase; translation: MKTEAAVVLEAGQDWTVREIELAPPQAGEVLVEFTHAGLCFSDEHTREGGLGAIPVVGGHEGAGIVREVGAGVTGLEPGDHVAAVFVSTCGACDWCVTGRSNLCEQAANNPDNVAESDHRFSIDGEAVPANCGLGTFARFSVVRAHTLVKVSKDVPLSAVAVASCGVLTGFGAAVHAGKVGVGDVVLVLGAGGVGVNAVQGARIAGARDVVVVDSNPAKLEAARVFGATSTFESMADAVAHLAEVHPVAKGADVVIVATGNTTEGVVTAAYSALGKGGTLVLAGMSQDVMAKNIHLPGTQLIFNDQTIRGTIFGSSNPRHDIPLILDLYARGLLKLDELVSQQYALADINRGFEDLRTGKNLRGVVAHEGAADGRADGSEA
- a CDS encoding NCS1 family nucleobase:cation symporter-1; translated protein: MSNAVDVQRSTDAAADPGLAAELEIEQSAYSNEDLKPVPKAKRTWHTYNYAALWMSIAHGIPTYYLASGLIDLGMNWMQAVGTIALGNLIVTIPLLLNSHAGTKYGIPFPVFARAAFGLRGANVPALIRAISACGWFGIQTWVGGQAIYTLMSVMLGEGWRDAPAVGGHAWTLWLSFGIFWLIQMALVLRGIESIRRLENWAAPLILVVAGFLMAWVVGLAGGLGPIASEPSSLGWGPEFWAIFPGALMGMIAFYATMSVNISDFTRFAKSQKAQMVGQASALTPTVALFTTMGALTTSATVAVWGEAIWDPVELVGLIPNTIAVLFAMLCIIVATVAVNVAANTVGPAYDFSNAFPRLVSFKVGGLITGVIAILMQPWNLLASSDLYIFVWLGITGTFLGSVAGILVAEYWLIRRRTLVVAELYSPAGRYWYRHGLNWRALAAMGVALVLSIGGAHSAGGVPFPEEGLIPALRGLYDYNWLVAFGTGLLVHWALARFAPADSHRRDAADRANAAQAAASAPETPQEANA
- a CDS encoding nitrilase-related carbon-nitrogen hydrolase; its protein translation is MRTTTSAIRVACAQTDPVLGDIAASTAASVDAIRTAADAGADVVVLPECASSGWAFADEAEARPAAQGLDGETIRAWHAEARERDLWVCGGFAELGDDGRIYNSSALVSPDGVESVYRKVHLWNTEHDAFTPGDRGFPVVETPFGRVGMLICYDAWIPESFRSLGLQGADLVLAPSDWVPNPRQPEHLPPSAHIVTMAGAQANQCYVASASRVGTERGTTFIGASIIVDPFGWPLTRPGTDGVDLIWADIDPLGTRESRLADPFNRPLGDRRADAYATGMEDARR
- a CDS encoding ABC transporter substrate-binding protein — its product is MKNQHKRAARSLSLLAAAALALTACSGMGAEAQPAAEPTANGDCASVDSVTVVLQWVAQAQFAGYYAADANGHYADQCLDVTIQEGGTNVVPQQVVASGNAEFAVSHVVKSMLTREQGADIVNIGQVFERGGYLQVAWADSGIESLEDLAGTRMGSWGGGNELVLYGALRDRGIEPTTDIEILQQPFDMSMLLNREVDSVQAKGYNELAQLLETVNPDTGELYQREDFSIIDLQAEGYSVLEDSLYARDSWLAEEGNEDIATRFLAATYMGWADCRDDADACVQTVLQQGSALGTSHQQWMMNEINALIWPSTNGIGRLDEASWQQSMQFAIDGEMLEAEPEGGYRTDLTEAALAIVEEAGYDIMGADWQRAEVELVEGGR
- a CDS encoding ABC transporter permease, whose product is MTATTAIALPKRAGVRPSGKALLSQALPPIVVGVLALVLWEGLVRALNVQAYLLPAPSAIGEAIGANLATILSAAQVTTAAVLGGMALGSVTGVVAAFVVSLFERAANTILVLVAILSCAPVVALAPIFNQWFGASNLMSKIAVAAIMVFFPVMVNTTRGLLRVDPLHRELMQSLSASSLQLMLFVRIPGALPSLFDGLKIGATLSVIGIIVAEYFGGTANALGVLIANTAALSRFEQTWAAVAAASLLGLAVYAFVLLLERVAMPWHHAMNRT
- a CDS encoding ABC transporter ATP-binding protein translates to MTITDRADAPTQAPAISLRGVSKTFDTASGPVHALQDIDLDIQPGSFVSLIGPSGCGKSTLLRVIGDLIDPSEGVVEVHGKSASAARKARDYGMVFQQAGLMDWRTVRRNIELPLQVQNVGREERRAKAREMLQLVKLEQFEHHRPRQLSGGMQQRVAIARALSFQPRVLLMDEPLGALDEMTREHMQRHLLGIYQETGTTVVFVTHSVSEAAFLSTDVIVMSPRPGRIAERLHIDLPRYRNDETRVSEQYFAEEAKVREALHSVLDESRSAA